The Capsicum annuum cultivar UCD-10X-F1 chromosome 3, UCD10Xv1.1, whole genome shotgun sequence genomic sequence AATGAGATGTTGCAACAGAAAGCCTGCTGTTGTTTCTCTAAGTCTTTATATTTAGGCTTACTTTTGTTCTGGTTTTGTTGGTTGAAGTCTTGAGTTAATTGCTCGATGAGCTTGTTCCAGTAGTGGAAGTGTGATATCACTAATCACTGATCATCGGGAGTTTGGAACTGaaattctttatatttcataTCTTTATGGCATCAcctacttgttttgtggctttTTGTTAAATTCTGTTAATGTGCCCTGTTATATCTCAGCGTCTCATCTGTGTGGGCTGCACACGTCGTCTTAGTAAGCATGCCTCTGTAATGCAAGAAACTAATCATTTCACGGTGATAGATAGGATGaatattttgccttttttttcctGTCGTATCTAGTTCTCATGCATCTCTGTGTATCAGGATGGAGATGGAAGCAGATTACATAGGGTTGCTATTGATGGCCTCTGCTGGATACAACCCTCGAATAGCTCCCTCAGTCTATGAGAAGCTGGGTAAAATTTCAGGCGAATCAGCCTTGAGAGATTATCTGTCTACTCATCCTTCTGGGAAGAAGAGAGCGCAGTTGTTGGCTCAGGCTAAAGTAATGGATGAAGCCCTTACCATATATAGGGAAGTGCAGGCAGGAAAGGGGATTGAGGGTTTCCTATAGAGGAGGATGACATGCACAGGCCGTGTGAGTGGTGAGCCGTCCAGAAGCCGATGCATGCAGCTTCTTCTATGCATACAGCTTCTCTTCGCATCTTGATTGATTTTCATTTCAAGTTCCAGTAAGTGAAGATTAAGCAAGATTGAATCTCTGTTTTCACGAAATTGTTGTTTTTGGAGAATTGCAATTCCCTTTCTTGGCTGCTGAAATTGACTGTTCAAGAAGCATGCTTATTTCTGTAACCTTTCAAATCCTGTGAAGTTTCTACAAAATCGAGGAAGCAACTTGTAAAGCAACGTTCCATCTTTCCAAGTGAAATTGTGTTGTCTATCAGCTACTAACTTTGTAAGATTATGTGTGATCTGATTGTTTTTTCTTTAGCAGTTTGAGGCAATTATCCATCTTTTCCAAGAATTTCTGGACGTCATTAACAATGTGTATTGAACACCACGCCATGGTAGCTTCCACACCTTGCCACTGGGTTAACCAGGACCTGTGAATCAACATTCTAATAACAATATGTGAGATGCATTCTGCATACGCTGTGTAAGACATCCAAACCGCCTCGGCTTTTTGATTGGAATGAGCTTTTTTTTTCTGGCAACATGACAATTTGTCGTTTCAGTAATCAACTAATGTCTAATTTGTGGAAGGCTAGCTGTATAGGGTAAAATCTGGACGTGGCAAAAGTGACAGGTCAGTCACAAAGTCAGGAGGGTTGCATTAGGATGCCGGTCGGAAACAACTTTGTCCGTGGGAAACAATCATGTTCGGTGTTCTCATAGGGGCCCATCTAGCTCCAGAATAGTGGTATTGAGTTTGGATATGAACTGATTGGAGTGATCTACACGTTCGACTTTTAACGGAAGATATCGGGATCACTGCCAGCCGTTACTCCGTGATGATTAATGGACAATTAATAGTCTATGAGGGCATATGTCCTTGTCCCTCAATGTGCAGCTAGCTATAAACTAAGGACATCCGAATATCATATTCAACACTTGTATTGTACTAAAAATCTTTATTTAGTTAATTGTATTCAACGTTATATTTTCCGGTTACTCTGCCAGTCAACCACAATAGAGCTCAGGACAACTAAATCTTATATTCCAGTTCACattattcaaatatttgtttCCCACTCATATCCTACTAGTATCCACACGTACAAATTCAGTTGTACTGTTGTAAGGGTAAACACTAGTCACTAGATAACACTCCAATGAAAGCATAAGTGGAACAGTAAAAGCTACCAACAATGGAGAAGTAGGAAACTGGTGTATCTCTAAAATCTGTTTGTTCTCACGTCGCTAATATAAATAATAGCGAAGCTTCTGTGTTGAAAGCGGCCTTACAGTGTTgtgtttgaaatcgagagggcgtcatgcgcaagtttaaagtttgcaaatctggtgataattcaaatgacaaataaaaatatactaaaatgacatattattgatattatttggtcAATTGGCGTACacatgaaaaactaatattgaaaaaacataaaGCTATCGGGAGAAAtctcccctaaacaagactcaCTCTTTGAAGACTACATTGTGAATGCTATTGTATTAAGGTATGAGACTACCCAACTAGTACTATTTGATCTAAAAAAATCCAACCTGAAAACTTTCtctcccttctatttatagatcaTCAAAACCTTTACTCCAAGAAAaggattagccaaatatgaaaaagttttatatttttttcaggtaaagtaaaagtaattatgatattatttttatttttcttacaagaaaattaaaacttaaatttgataagaaaatcaggacaaaaaccctaacaaatctcccttttttggcttgattttcttgacttgaATCACCTTCTTCATGAACTTTGTTCTTCACAAAATCTTCATCATTGCTacttgccatggttaaaaataaggtttaaaatatcatggttaaaaattggtTGTACAGcaggaatgttgaaaatatggttgaaacttgttctccacaaGTAGTTCGACAAAAAttctcattatcatcaaattggttgcaaattAGTGTGAACCGTCAtgaacttgtcttcaacctcATTTCACCAAACCCTTGGATGTttgaaccgtaagctctgataccattcattgggttcgaaatcgagagggcgtcagtTTGCAAATcaatatggtgataattcagatgacaaataaaaatgtactaaaatgacatattattgatattatttggtcAATCGGCCTACacatgaaaaactaatattgaaaaaacacAAACGTATTGGTAGAactcccctaaacaagactctttgaagactacattgtggatgctattgtagggtcttctatttatagatgatcAAAACTTTTACGAAAGAAATTAgccaaatatagaaaaattttatatttttcttttcgaaaagtaaaagtaattatgatagtatttttatttttaaatttatttaaatttaataagaaaatcaGTCAAAAAAAATCGTAACATAGAGAACGTACTTCACCTATGTCCGAAAGAAGCAATAAAATCAGAAAAATGCCAACAATGTGTAAAAGCTTAGGATTGACTCTTCCCAACAACAATATATCAGTGTAATTCTGCTTTGAGAGATAGAGAGGTTATTCCATGCAGAGACCCCGAGTAAAGGAAATAGGAAGCAAAGATTTACTGTTCCCAAGTTCATTATTTCACTTTGACGACTCTGAACAAGATTTTAAAATCATCAAACCTGTTGGAGCTACGAAGATGATGGAGTTCCAACGGTTAAATTTGAAGAATACATTAACATGCATGCTTAAGAATTGCATGACCATGAGAGAGCTCAAGCAGATACATGGCCACATTACAATATCCCCTAAACTCTTCATCACTGACCGTTGGTTCCTAATATCTCGCCTTATTTTCTTCTGCACAGTTTCACAATCGGGATCTCTTACCTATGCCAACACCGTATTCAACCTCGTTCCTCGCAAAACTCTCTTCATTTACAACGCCATGATCAGAGCTTACGCTTCAAGAATCCATGACCCCACTTCATCTCAGCCCTTAATTTTGTACAAACAAATGCTCTTTGATGGTATTACACCTGACTGTATAACATTCCCCTTCGTGTTAAAACATTGCGTTACCAGAGTTAGTGTAGTAGTCGGAAAAAGTGTTCATGCCCATGTCGTTAAGTTTGGGTTTCATACTGATGTTTTTGTGCAGAATTGCCTGATTAGTCTGTATTCACAATCCGGGTCAGTGGGCAATGCAAGGAGggtatttgatgaaatttctaataaGGATATCGTTTCGTGGAATTCTATAATTATTGGGTGTTTGAGAAACTCAGAGCTGGATATGGCGTTAGAGTTGTTTAGGAGTATGAAGAAGCGGAATATTGTTACTTGGAATTCAATTATCACGGGGTTCGTACAAGGAGGTAGGCCAAAAGAAGCTTTAGGATTCTTCTACGAAATGCAAGTTTTTGGTGATGATATGGTTAGTCCAGATAAAATGACAATTGCTAGTGTGCTCTCAGCTTGCGCTTCTCTTGGCGCGGTTGATCAAGGAAGGTGGGTGCACGATTACTTGAATACAAGCGGATTGGAGTTTGATATGGTGATTGCAACAGCATTAGTCGATATGTATGGAAAATGTGGGAGTGTTTCTAGGGCCCTTGATGTTTTTAGAGCAATGAAAAATAAGGATGTGTTGGCATGGACGGCTATGCTTTCTGCATTTGCAATTAATGGGAATGGCAGAGAAGCTTTTGAGCTTTTCTTGGACATGGAAGCTGCTGGAGTGAGGCCTAATGCTGTCACTTTTACTGCGTTGCTGTCTGCTTGTGCTCATTCTGGCCTTATAGATACAGCCCGTTGGTGTTTCCATGTGATGAGGCATGCTTATCACATAGAACCACAAGGTCAACACTATGCTTGCATGGTTGACATTCTTGGTCGAGCTGGTCTCTTTGATGAAGCAGAAGCGCTAATCAGAAATATGCCCTTGGAACCAGATGTTTTCGTTTGGGGTGCTCTACTTGGTGGCTGTCAAATGCACCGAAACTTTCCGTTAGGAGAAAAAGTCGCGTGGTGTTTAATTGCTTTAGAGCCTTTGAACCATGCTTTTTACGTTATTCTTTGCGATATATATGCCAAAGCTGGTAGGTTTGATCATTTGAAGGAAATTAGAGCTCTTATGAAGGAAAAAGGGATCGAGAAGACCGTTCCTGGCTGCAGCACGATTGAAGTTGGTGGAGTTGTCTGTGAATTTTCTGTAAGAGGATCACCTCAAGTTTTGATGACGGAAATACTGTCTGTTTTAGATAGTTTGAGTGATGAGATAGGAAGGAGTATTAATATGAGCCTCGTTCAAGAATTATGAAGAGAGAATTTTGTTACCAAGTGAAATACTTATTTGATTCTACAATATATATGTCTTCAGAGTATGGCATTCCATCTGAAGACATGACAAACATACAAAATTCAGAAGTATCATACTTAAGAGCCTAATTATTGGTTTTATAgaaatagtttcataattacattttttagtaacttatattatgtatttttcaaaaacgTTGCTGTAAAAATACATCTACATTAATGCACTTAATTAACTGAAATTAGTTGAGCtatatatggtataattaccaatcaagtaaatatgtagattccttttccatttaAAACTCTTAAAAAACGTGACTTCCGTTATATCTTCAGAATTCAAATTTCCATTTTTTCCCATTAACAGCTGCATCTTTTCTTAGCAATTTGTTCTAAACAAACCCTGTTTTGGAAATCAagcattgttgttgttgaatcaaATTGGACTGATTCTTCTTAGAAATCAACAACAATTGTAAAACAATGCATTAatttgtttgaatcaaattcaattgttgaTTCTTCTGTtctatttgtttgaattcaactgtcAGTTGAAAATTCAACCATTACTACTGTTTAAGGTACATAATCATTACCATTattcaattcattttttttaaccaTTACTGATGTGCCTATCAAGTTTTTGTTGTTGTCGTTAATTTGTATgtgaaaaaattgtaaaacaaaTTCGAGTTAGAATCAAGCCAACAGTAAAATTGGAATTGATAGTTGCAAATTTCAGCTTAAAAGTTGTTTCAAggagaaaaaaatcaatattcgACTACTGTTTAGTTCCGTTTGATGCAGTAGTTTCTGTATTTGGTTGAAAacttttgttgtgtttgtattttactttaaacaaatattttttaaatgtattttttaaatggaGATGTTGGCTGTGTAACTTTGTCTGCACTTAAAATAAGTGATTtctgacaaatatgtatatttgtttatttcttggTTAAATCAAGTAGAAATGAGAAGCATACCAGTCCTTGTGAAGCACTCTGGTCGATGGACGTATGAAAAGAACTTCAAAGAATATGTCACTGATGCTATATTGTTGAGCACATCAGCAACATTCGTTGAGTTGCACTATGTTTTGGCATCTCACTTAAGTATGGATTTAACCAGCAAACgtattctagtggaatatcaaatcactcctaatgcagggcagatagaaatacataatgatatgggtttaaaggtGTTTATATTGCAGAAGAAGCTAATACAAGAtatgaattgtcttcctttatatgtgagcattttggagaaagttgtaggGAGCAACTTGACAAGTTCATCTATATGTGTTGCTGAAAGAGGAATCAACTGTAACAACTTGCAAATagtgataaatacaacaaatgaaggaGCTTTGGTGGTTTTTGAAGATACATAAGCATTAGATGTTTTTGATATGGATACTGTCGAGGTGATTATCTCAGACCCACATCACAAGCACGTTGAGGACGACCAGGTTTACTTGACAAAAAATTTTTTAAAGTCAGTCATGAAGGACTATTCAATTAGGGAGAAGTTTCAAACGAGCAgtaaaaggtcaagtaagaaaacatacgtacattctatatcactttgattttgtttaatattactttggatatgtattttgaatgtattaaatcatgtttgctgCAGTTATACATTGTTTTGTAAATCAAGAAACTGCGAGTTCTTAATGTGTGCATCAGGCATGGGAGACACTGGAATGTTTAGAATTAGAAGATTTATACCTAAACATACTTGCCCAGtgaaggacaagatctatccAAAGGTGCATGCAACTAATATTTTGATAGCTGGTATggttaaacaaaaattcaaaaatcacaaacaaaaatatagtgcgacggaaataaaaaatgacatgaaggaatattttggtatggatttgacatacactttatgttggagggccaaggaaagagcgttagaagagttgaggggtaagCCATCAGCATCTTATAGGAGACTGCCATCATACTTATATGTGTTGAATACTCCGgagtcacatataagaatgaagaaaacagATGATAATgcgttcttgtatgtatttatcgctCTATATGCATTCATTACAGGATTCGATCATTGTAGACCAGTcgtagttgttggtgttagtcaTCTGAGAGAAATGTATACTTGGGGCATTTGTAACAACATGTACAACGGACGGA encodes the following:
- the LOC107866201 gene encoding pentatricopeptide repeat-containing protein At5g66520-like, with amino-acid sequence MQRPRVKEIGSKDLLFPSSLFHFDDSEQDFKIIKPVGATKMMEFQRLNLKNTLTCMLKNCMTMRELKQIHGHITISPKLFITDRWFLISRLIFFCTVSQSGSLTYANTVFNLVPRKTLFIYNAMIRAYASRIHDPTSSQPLILYKQMLFDGITPDCITFPFVLKHCVTRVSVVVGKSVHAHVVKFGFHTDVFVQNCLISLYSQSGSVGNARRVFDEISNKDIVSWNSIIIGCLRNSELDMALELFRSMKKRNIVTWNSIITGFVQGGRPKEALGFFYEMQVFGDDMVSPDKMTIASVLSACASLGAVDQGRWVHDYLNTSGLEFDMVIATALVDMYGKCGSVSRALDVFRAMKNKDVLAWTAMLSAFAINGNGREAFELFLDMEAAGVRPNAVTFTALLSACAHSGLIDTARWCFHVMRHAYHIEPQGQHYACMVDILGRAGLFDEAEALIRNMPLEPDVFVWGALLGGCQMHRNFPLGEKVAWCLIALEPLNHAFYVILCDIYAKAGRFDHLKEIRALMKEKGIEKTVPGCSTIEVGGVVCEFSVRGSPQVLMTEILSVLDSLSDEIGRSINMSLVQEL